From the Helianthus annuus cultivar XRQ/B chromosome 17, HanXRQr2.0-SUNRISE, whole genome shotgun sequence genome, the window TTACCAAGTAAAAGACATTATTTCCTTTAAAATATACTAGTAACATACCTGATGAATATTCCCCTCAAACCCATGATATGAAATTCTAACTCAATAAACGCAAGATAAACATAAGAATTCAATCAATAGCAGTGAACTACGAAATTGGATGCAATATTAAGCTAATTCATTCAGTAAAATGCAATTTTAGTGAACAGTAGCAATTTTGCAAGCTAGATTCCAGTTCTAACTTGAAGAACTTGTGTTGGTTAAACAAAACTCAAAGCTAAACCTTAAAACTCTGATGGAAACCCAATTCATTGCAGCCCTTCATCCTTTTTTTCGATTATGAGAAAATCAAGACCTCTCAACCTCTTGTTCATTCAATTGTCCCTTCAAGCTCTTTAGACGACCTTATAAGCCTAGCAGGCTCGGCGGCTGCATCTGTTGCCGCCACGACTACTTCAGCTACAACCCTTGTTGCATTGGCTAGAGCCATTGAGTGTCATTTAGCATCTTCCAGATGTATTTGGGTCGCTCGCATCCTCATCCTTGTTCCATGCAGCATTACAAACGCACACGGTATATAAATAACGGGCCAGTTTGGGTTATAACCTATTGCTCATCGGTCATATGGCTAAACTTAAAAAAGCTTAGCAAATATGGACTTTTTAAAGTGAATAATCTAAAGTAATTATTATTTCTATTTATTTTAATCTTTCTTTGCTAGATTAATCAAACACATTCTAACCCATGAAACATTATCCGCTTTAAAGCGTTAACCGACTCAACCCACCAGACCTATTAACATGCTTATTGATTTACACATCATCAATAACTATAAATAAATGCCACACATGGACAGGGGTTAGCTTTGTAAAGGGTTCAAGGCTAGTAATAAAGGGTATATAAGTGTTAAATTCCTGAAACATAAGTTGAGGAGTCATCGTTTGAATGCGTTTTGAACATTAGACCAATGTTGTCAAGAAAAACTTACAGGCATGAATCTGATTTATAAACTATAGCCCAACACTCAACCAAACAGAAAAAGAACAGGCAACCGAAACAGGTCCAAATCGTAACCGGAACATCAAAAACTTGATATTAATTACTCAGTCTAGTCTAGCACATTCTAGATATTAATCATATTTGACCCATTAGGAAAAGCAAGGTAAAGTTctattaataaaacaaaataacacACCTGGTTGTTTTTTTCTAACCAATTGTTTTCTCTGTTGAGTCCGTCCTATGAGATCTATTTTTAAAGCCAAAGCACCAGCCTCCAAGTTTGCTAAAGAGTATTTGGTGCACTGGCCATAGTTCCAAAAATGACTTGACTCCATCGTCTTGCTCGAACATGTTACATAAAAAAAGATACTGGTTCAAATCAATATAGAAAAAGCATCTAAAGCAAACAAATCATAGATCCGCCCTACATAGGCCACATAACACATCCAAATTGAACATAACCAGTACCCTGGTCCTGCCACCCTGAATATAACCAAACTGAAGGTCAAATTCCATCAACTCAAAAACAACACAAATATCCCTAAACTCTCTTCTAGAAGGAAGAAGCATGATATGTGTGCTTTGTACAACACGTGGTAAGTAGGTGTCATTTAGGCTGCCCTACGTTAGAATACAACAAGAaattaaaaatccgaaaatgttTGACTGATTATTGTTTCtgaaatttcctttgaaatgtaaAATATTTGGCAATAAAGAATAAAACTCTACATAAAATGATTAATGACAAAACTACCCTGATGTAAAATTAACAAAATTACACGGATTTTAGCCTCATAAGAGTTGGTTTTGTGTGTAATTAGCAGATAAAGAAAACATAACAGGGGTCGGGTTACACCAAGCGAAAGATAAATTAACGGGTTTGGGTCAGGCTTAAATGGATTCCGGTAGTAAAAATGAGTTGACACATCTAGCTAACAAGAATAACTAACAGGTCAGTTACAAATTGATATGACTAAAGTTTTTCCACCTTCATATTTTCTTCTCATACTTCTCTACTGACTTCTTTTGCGTTAATTTTTTATAATATGAAATATTTCAACAATATTAATCATAATTCAATAGCATAAACACGTTAATAACAATCTTACCTCACCTACCTCAACTGAAGGGACTTCTATATCATCAGCACAATTGCAACAGTTTACAAAATCATGGTTAACAGCACTATATATGAGTGAATCAACACAGCATGGAAGTCAAAGTGAGTTAAAATCAAGTCACGTGTCACAACTATAATAATAACTTAAATCTACAAGAAATAATAACTACCAGAGGAGACTGGCGATCCCTTCGAACTTAAGTAAAATCGACTCGCTCGTCTTGAGATTGACTGTCGAGTCAACTAACGCTCTGACAACCAAAGAGATGTCGAAATCTGCAAGAATCCAACATGCAACTCAGATTAATTTAAATTATGCATATTCGGTTCAGTATTAATTTTGAGGTAAATTAGGGTTCACAATTTAAAGGAGATAAAGAGAAGGACACAAACCGGCAAACTTTTCATGTATGAAATCGAGCAATACAAGCATCCATAAACCATCTTACCTGAAATAAAAATCAATAAATTAGAACTAAATTAGCTATCAAAAATCTGTGGGGGGTAACAGAGTAGAAGAAGATAACTCAAATTCAAACCCAAAAACATACCTCTGGAAGTCTCGACCGGAACCCTAGGAGTCAAATCTAACCCAAACCGAGTGCAATGTAGGTACCATTTGATGGATTTATACTCCCTTCATGGATTTCAAGTGTATCTCTGACGGTTTGACATAGATGCGAAACGATTCAAGTTGCAGTATTCAATTTTTCATGCGGTGAGGGGATGTGGAACAGTCGACGGGGGTGAGGGATGTAAGAAATCATTGATACCTAAGAGCATTCCCATCCATTCCATCATATGTAGTGTGTGGGGTTTTTAAAatgtaaagagtataaaaagtggttgtgagtggaggagagagaaaatattactgttcatctgtatatttggggggacactgttcacccactataattttttaatatatattgaaagtggttgtgagtgaaagagaaagaaaaatgtaatatatattgaaaaggagagagaaaaagtatttgtttttagtgaaaatatattgatataggagttgttttttagtgaaatgtatgtatatttttagtggattggatgtgaatgctctaataagGGTTAAATGAGGGGCAGATTTGGGAGGGAGGATGAAAATTATGGAACTTAGCTTCAGACTTTTTGGAAATGGAGTCTTAAAAAATTTAGGGAAAATTACATTTCTATCCACGTGAAATGTTTTATATAGGTttattatagattatagatagatatagatatagatacaGATTATAGATACCAAATTATACCTCATATATGGATTGTAACTTATCGGTTCAGTTCGATTTTTTTGGTTATTAATAATGGTTATCTGAAATCCGAACCAAAATTTTATGTcattaaaaatctgaaaatcgaatcatcggtttttgtttcggtttggTTTTTTCGGTTATTTTGGTTACgattcggttatttcggttttctgctcacctCTACCGGGCACATAGGGTATTGATTTTTGGTCCAACAACCGGAACCGAAACCATACTGGTTATAGCAATAATCGGTTCTAACCCTTAAAACAAGAAACTGGAACCGATTCCATGACCGGAACTGGTTATTACAAATCCATGATTTGCAAACATATTCAAACAAGTCTAAAtgtggttcagttctgtttagacataaaggaaaacatgaaaacatacctgattgcagcagtacaggccaacagagaatccagatggagacacagcaataagttttgacatgattgtcaaCTTGGCCtagttcctccttagggtgcaatctaatgatggtgatgataagaaaccgacaagggaatcggttatggagagggaggcgagattgatgttatgtgctattagggtttgtgaaattgtctaaccctttaacctccacattattctccttatatatacacccaggaggaaaccctaattagttaataagggtaattaggcccatcaacaattaccaactaattatttaataggattgttatatattttgatccatataatgtaaatgattataatggctactagattaaatataaaataaatatatttaatcttacattctctcacttagccgagtaatcatttactatgagtgttagataagcctgatcaggagttaacactcattttagccttaaacaagtactatagcagagaaacacagccgttgaatcattatgcgactcaggaccccattaatcatactatagccttaatttaaaacctaatcgttatgatcaaaatacgcataagccctttgtttgatttgtaactttatttgtctatatgccattatgccggcttgacatattcttagagacatacaaaatcaaactgatgaggaaaattaactaatatttagtcattcatagtacgatatgcaattgcgcacggccattaattaatacccgtctataaGCTCTcctaataagacttatgggtaatagcccttcagttataggatccttaagcatatcatgaatgtattcgatacaaaacttagtttcctcaattcgttcataaacgaataattaattgcgtatcgaaatttaatgcagcacctcttgaactgttactgttcaaggagtcatggtagctgactttatcacactaattcttcaaaacattaattatatggagttaataaacttatgagtccactgataaatttccaacaacatttagtgattatattatgtcgttataacttaggttgttgatatcagtgcattatgactcctccatgagataggttttgtctgctgacataaagatatacccgaaattataTTTTATCATCTTTGAATATttcaaagttagagtaataaaccggtttttaGTTCTCACTtattctttaaattgtagtctctcgtttcttttaaagatattgtaatactccattagatacTTCAcgttaatctagacatatctagtgtgttgcaatttGAGTAATATCTAAATgtgtatagacttaaacttacataaggcttccaattaatgaagcataaggaaataatttcatttatcctattatcctctaaaggagagcagtattttgttacatatgtaaggacccatttaatgttaaacttatggaacgaaactaatgtcccattgggtctatctcggtacgttatgatatctattacataagagacatctctgagatctattatatcaaagtttgtgttaacaatgctttgacttatgtaacatatacttgtcaaaagaatatcatctatataggcaagtttatcttagttgctcccactcattttgaggtaggttcattaatccacttgattcttgatgaaaataattacgttagctttttatcacattatgatgtttgcattaacccatacatggatattattggcttacaaataaagtgttctttaaccttcagtttgaaactttaggttgttatctaatgaacatgtaaatgtgtcagtcatttgttagggaaaattgttttaatgttcatctaatggaGCTTTAAACttttataagctactagaacattgatgatcctcaaagaaatctttgataatttatctcttcctaagtataacctttgacaatcaatcatgcttcttagtgtcttaacgcttatatcaggatttggtttagttatgaacactcttaggtaattcaatcaaatcccaaacgttacacgaatacataaaatcagttttactagaaaactgttttattccattcagatgattgatttacgctaatggcttgattttaatagataggatcattaaacatttccaaaaatccatttcaacttcattagggaggttatgtaatcatcaaagttagtaggcttttaaacctagatgacctcctgaaattgattattgggttcattagaagtttcagttttatggattagctcttggttaggttgctatcattttcattctaagtttgtaagagttggtgcagtatggtgtacaagaggtgtaatcggagttaaattcggagttaaatttaatgacactcttccccccgcctcttgtattccttgcaagtcatgataaggactttgactgctcctactgaccttagaaatctttaggaactcagcatgcttagggtcaatatttaacgaccaacaaattctaatagagaaaacaaattaatgacgttagtcgttgtgatttctcttgttgaggattatgttactttaggtaagaaatctaagtgtgcccacaattaagcaacaatgaaccttttgtaagagtagcattagattttaaggagacaagtattgatggaacagtgtcatgatggagcggtgtcttgtacaagatGTGCAAATTTAGataatgtaaaattttcactcccccacctcttgcaactattgcaagttattattaagacacttaatgctcccacatctttaatatctctagaatgctacaagagaagtttcaatgagctacgtgacgtgggaacctatcatatatacgttagactttatttgatttctttaatgtccagatatcataagaaactttagggacatatttaatagaaattttattaagtatatatatgaatagatttcttctaagaccgtgagccatatgcgacaaaatttagatacaagttgatagtcttttaaatgataaatgaattatgtctgaatattccatttggaataagttccacgaatgtcaatgaatgacttatgatgaaCCCATACTTACTCCTTAAGCCAAAGAGTATTTAGGGCtataacgtcatgatttaaaatcacttagaataagattagatgaaaaaattatcctcattaaccatgtcatgatttctcatgaattttggttataatggatgaaatttatacgtctcattttccttttgtcaaatctcatttgcatgatgacaaaagttgtgaaagtttaagttatcatctagtttcatcttaataatgtttctatccagatattgagaacaaataagatgagagtttaaggtaagtgtgactttatgttaactatgcaaacctcacaaccttcataacactgcttaattatgatactatattctgattaatcttcagaatatataaggtatcgaaagacgttgttagaagactgcttattatggttcttatagccttaacaattaattttgtcactaactttcatgttagttatttgtcgagttctggtaaggaaacgtatgaaactagagtcaactaatcatgtgttaataggaatattaaagaattatcagacttaaatattaTTAGTAAatgactatctaattaatttatccaactgttctttagaataatggatagtctcgttgcttatgcctagtctaatggcataattatgcagtgagattttcccttgaagaaccttaaagttggaattagcacttgtaatttgtctatggaccttagaataATTCTCTTTTAAACTATTAgcggttgtaaggtgaataacatcttattttccagtttcaaacatttatttctatgtacatatattgcttatcaacacactcattatactttggtattgttgagtgttatagttgatttataaggcatcaaattgtacaagtgaaaatcttagtatgtaatgtactggaaaaaatgtacttatttccatgcgtaagcccttaactttatgggtcatggtattgtacattattatgtattcacatataccacttagctttatagtttagaattttaaatgaaggcatgcatcttaggaatTCTTGtaattattccacaattatagattactcttaggaaagacttaatctggaataacttttaGTGACAGCActtatgttagagagttcttgattatcataagagacatcatgtttgatttttcctattcatcatgctctacttttcttctgtagtgcttaatcagaagagagcaataggattatcgtgtcttaagagataatcaagggtttaatttaagagctaattcttatagaaactttaagcaaaacatattagatttaggaattagagtggatgagatatagatttatagaagaaaattatagtgagtaaaattatgggtactaagaataaggcagacaaaatgatcacaaaaattaattgtggatcattaatataaggatcattatgtgaagaggttgtgatatgtctattactaatatcaaaataatagactgcttaaagttctacttaaacgaagacaaaacaactttggccagaagtgtaatcatttaagcatgtgtgcaaagtggttgtaacaaatcagctttggccagaaattgagacaatcactttagttatgcacttgttaagtatgccatctatgaaggaattaaatcagctttggccagatattaagacattcatgtttatgatgcacacttaacatagctttcgtaatacttgaacgataagtagatgcatcaaatcagctttggctagaagtgatacatcagaagctcattcaagttaagccattttggttttgtaaaacattatttaatcctcattaattaactaagtaattacaaaaaccaatcatttaatagcaaaccacctgttagcgcggatcgaactccgcAGTGAGTTCGCTGGGGGTTGCAGGGGAACAGCGTGCCCCCgcacggggttcggggcggagccccgagctaaatcttagttcacattaaacagcctaaaataatgaggtttcgagtgagatctcgagtcagttatgaggtctcgagtgagatctcgagtcaagtctcgactcagcttataacattatgaggtctcgactcattaatggtctcgagtcgcaacctcagtgtctcgagtcgtaataATGGTCTCGAATGTTGTgaattatgagatctcgactccttatgaggtctcgagtcgcaaccatggtctcgagttgtgacctttatggtctcgagtcgagacctttgtctcgagttgtacaaatttaagcccttagtcgaaatctcagtggtctcgagtcgagaccttatgatctcgagtcaaaatcgttgtctcgagttgtaaacatttgagaacacttatgatttcgagtcaagttcttgtggtctcgagtcgagacctttgtctcgggTGGTTAAAACTTATCTCAAAACTTCTGTTACAGCTATTAATGTGAAAACATAACCAAAAAATTCGAATTGTTAGGGATTTGAGATATGGTTTCCTGTTTTagtgatgatctaattttatcataatatttcgaaaattataactgtatatcttttaacagttttcgaatGAACTTAACAGATTAAGTTGGATCAAACAGGGAAATAACACTCAAAAatccaaattatattccaaaacataaaggatttcgaattttcctaagaacacatgatgaaccctaaaaataaaagaataattctggaacccgaaacctgaaaatTAAGGATTCTAAAGCAGATTTCGGACATAAAAATTAACCTATTCGATTTCGAGTCACATTATTAACCAATTCAGTTTATCGAAAGAGTGTTTTCGGTGACATTCAAAGAACTCGAAACCTACTGTTATGGTTTATTAAGTTTTCAAACTCCGTTTTCCAGATTTctatcccagaataatggataaaacagaactgattaatcaacatatgctctgataccacatgttaatccgttctgtttaaacataatggaaaacatgaaaacatacctgattgcagcagtacaggccaacagagaatccagatggagacacaACAATAagttttgacatgattgtcaacttggtctggttcctccttagggtgcaatctaatgatggtgatgataagaaaccgacaagggaatcggttaGACCATGCGTAACGGGGCgtgttttttaaaaatttttgctTTATAACGCCCTATAACGCCCCGCCTACCATTACGGTAGGCGTTATAGggcgtgatttttgaaaaaaattcgtCCCGGCGTTTAAATTAAAACGCTCCTCAAACTTTGACCACCCAATCAACGGCTAGTTCTCCAACGGCTAgttgatttaattttttttttaaatattaagtatatatatatatatatataaacaatcaaaactcatccattttcaacAAAAACAATCTCAAAACCTCTCTAAAAAATCCcacattttttaaaaaaacttgatggattctcctagttcttcatccatgataaatttttactacaacgagtattttgcggatggcgatggttcgaccgatgaggagcttgagcaagaggcggttacgagtgcatgtcAACTAGCGGTGCGATATGTCAACCATTCTCGTCGGCCTGAAGCCCCAAAAAATAAAAGAGGCTATGTTGAACGAGACCGACGCGCGGCACacgagcgtttgatgaaagactattttgacGAGGCGCCGACATTTTCAAACGAAGTTTTTAGGCGTCGTTTCCGGATGAGTAAACGGTTGTTTCTACGCATAGTCAACGACTTGGAAGCCAACtacgattattttaaacaaaaaccggATGCGAGAGGGGGACTTGGATTCACCGGTATCCAAAAGTGTACGTCGGCATTACGAATCCTTGCTTATGGTAACACtaccgacatcaacgacgagtatctaaaaatggcggagaaaacaacacgagatagcttggaacatttttgtcgcggtacaattcttatactttacttttatttttttttaaacgacgCGTATGCTtagaattgtttttttttttttttttgaatcttatgtttgtctatattttttataaaggtataatTGATGTGTACGGTGCGCGTTATCTTAGAACGCCTACATGGGAGGACCTTCAAAAGATCTACGAGGTACATAATGTCGAGCATGGTTTGCCTGGTATGATCGGGAGCATAGATTGCATACATTGGCGTTGGGATAACTGCCCGACTGCATGGCGAGGCCAACACACACGTGGTGACCAAAAAGGACCCACTATTATTCTTCAGGCGGTTGCTTCacaggacctttgggtttggtcggcttactttggcgtggtcgggtcatgcaatgatatCAATGTTTTTGAACAATCGCCGTTGTTAGAGAAGTGGATTTCTGGCAAAGCTCCAAAAGCGTCGTTTTACGCAAATGGAAACTACTACCCCCATGGATATTATTTGAGCGACGGaatttatcctaggtattcgatttttgtgaagacgtttagtgatcctattgatgacaaaagagcatactttaaaaagattcaagagtcttcacgaaaagacattgagagatgctttggggttcttaaaCAACGTTGGCAATActtgagaaatccttgtcgtgcatggagcaagcaaaaaatgagagatgctatgtacgcttgtataatcatgcacaacatgattttggaagacgaaggaaaggcgatatgCCAGAATTATGTGCCAGAAGCCGTTCAGCAGGAGCATCCGCAGGcgtcaatggaagaaagagtgagtaacgcgcgagagttgcgttacgaaccgtaccattcccagttaatggttgatttggtacaccacgcatggtcggttcggtacgtaccacctgagggagaggaagaaacggaggacgaggaagacgaagttggcgaaggtgaagaaagcgaagacgaaaactagttttttttttctagtattgtattttttttttattttctgttttttttattttcggttttttttcagttttttttttattttttttcatgtaatgtaatttttttttaaattaatgaagtttttttatgttttaaattaaaaaaaaataattgggaaatgattgtaaaatgattgaatggggcattatggggcattataccactacaccacttttgctataatgcccccttgctgactaggacgccacatggcgcaaaacgccccatggtgggggcattatagtgtataaccactacacatggtcttatggagagggaggcgagattgatgttatgtgctattagggtttgtgaaattgtctaaccctttaacctccacattattctccttatatatgcacccaggaggaaaccctaattagttaataag encodes:
- the LOC110925094 gene encoding uncharacterized protein LOC110925094, translating into MKDYFDEAPTFSNEVFRRRFRMSKRLFLRIVNDLEANYDYFKQKPDARGGLGFTGIQKCTSALRILAYGNTTDINDEYLKMAEKTTRDSLEHFCRGIIDVYGARYLRTPTWEDLQKIYEVHNVEHGLPGMIGSIDCIHWRWDNCPTAWRGQHTRGDQKGPTIILQAVASQDLWVWSAYFGVVGSCNDINVFEQSPLLEKWISGKAPKASFYANGNYYPHGYYLSDGIYPRYSIFVKTFSDPIDDKRAYFKKIQESSRKDIERCFGVLKQHEGKAICQNYVPEAVQQEHPQASMEERLLQIHDLQTYSNKSKCGKSPKLIKVSKNMWAG